From Coffea arabica cultivar ET-39 chromosome 2e, Coffea Arabica ET-39 HiFi, whole genome shotgun sequence, the proteins below share one genomic window:
- the LOC113730742 gene encoding uncharacterized protein isoform X2 has protein sequence MEHLSEDDNAVTGVGNGSGGFRSIRDRFRFKRNPNSAASYLPSTSTATTSPLDRQYKQGRSHSHHHHHHHHHYNRSAAKKMLLFPFRERSWFYLCIFLVIFVFALASMVLQSSIMPVFRQGGGGSERGKRLWPVRDDLKLGSSLHFEPQRRFQLHDGLDRLRSQPRIGVRPPRIGLILGNMNKDPSSLMLSTVMKNLKGLGYLFKIYALQDGDAREIWEEIGGEILNLSPERHGHIDWSIFEGIIADSLEVKDAISSLMQEPFCSIPLVWIIQEDTLANRLQMYERNQWNHIISHWKSAFCRANVVVFPDYSLPMLYSVLDTGNFFVIPGSPVDVWAAESYTKTHSKLVLRKENGFCEDDVVVLVIGSSFFFAELSWDYAVAMHDLEPLLLNYAGREEGKETFKFVFLCGNSSSQYDDALQVADQVQGMIVAKHNPDALIKAFSLLISEAKLLKLAHSIASSGRLLAKNMLASECVMSYAKLLENILNFPSDVLLPGNTSQLKQTSWEWNFFQEEIDKKAGDLANPHSRGYGLSLGVVYNIEEDMANLLPLKNVSGNDLEALDGDFPTHLDWDILREMESSEELESLEMEEIEERMEKAIGDWDELYRNARKSEKLKFEMNERDEGELERTGQPLCIYEIYHGAGAWQFLHHGSLYRGLSLSTRARRLRSDDVDAVARLPVLNDTYYRDVLCEIGGMFSVANGVDNIHKRPWIGFQSWRAAGRKASLSTKAEQVLEEVVQKNTKGDVIYFWAMLDMDGGFMGRNDVLTFWSMCDILNGGNCRSAFEDAFRIMYALPSHVEALPPMPEDGGRWSALHSWVMPTSSFLEFIMFSRIFVDSLDYLRVNSSNMTSCLLGSSVLEKQHCYCRVMELLVNVWAYHSARRMVYIDPHSGLLEEQHPIEQRKGFMWAKYFNTSLLKSMDEDLAEAADDNDHPYEMWLWPLTGEVYWQGVYEREREERYRLKMDKKRKTREKLLDRMKHGYVQKALGRLKL, from the exons ATGGAACACCTCTCCGAAGACGACAATGCCGTCACCGGCGTGGGAAATGGAAGCGGCGGCTTCCGTTCGATCCGAGACCGTTTCCGCTTCAAACGAAACCCTAACTCTGCTGCCTCTTACCTTCCGTCCACGTCAACAGCGACGACTTCGCCTCTGGATCGGCAATACAAGCAAGGCCGATCTCATTCTCaccatcaccaccaccaccaccaccattaCAATAGATCAGCGGCTAAAAAGATGTTATTGTTTCCGTTTAGGGAGAGATCGTGGTTttatttgtgcatttttttagtGATATTTGTGTTTGCTTTGGCGTCGATGGTGCTTCAGAGCTCAATCATGCCCGTGTTTAGGCAAGGTGGAGGAGGGAGTGAGAGAGGCAAACGGCTGTGGCCTGTTAGAGATGACTTGAAGTTGGGCAGCTCTTTGCATTTTGAGCCGCAAAGGAGATTTCAGCTTCACGACGGGCTTGATCGGCTGCGGAGTCAGCCGAGAATTGGGGTTCGACCTCCACGAATTGGTCTT atCTTAGGAAACATGAACAAGGATCCTTCATCATTGATGCTATCTACGGTGATGAAGAATTTGAAGGGACTTGGCTATTTGTTCAAG ATATATGCACTACAAGATGGTGATGCTCGAGAAATTTGGGAGGAAATAGGAGGTGAAATCTTGAATTTAAGTCCTGAAAGACATGGTCATATTGATTGGTCAAT TTTTGAAGGTATAATAGCAGATTCTCTTGAAGTGAAGGATGCCATTTCAAG CCTTATGCAGGAGCCTTTCTGCTCTATTCCACTCGTTTGGATAATTCAAGAGGATACCCTTGCAAATCGCCTTCAGATGTATGAAAGGAATCAATGGAACCATATCATATCTCACTGGAAGAGTGCTTTTTGCAGGGCTAATGTTGTTGTCTTTCCTGATTATTCTTTGCCG ATGTTATATAGTGTGCTTGACACTGGAAACTTCTTTGTGATTCCTGGATCACCAGTAGATGTTTGGGCTGCAGAAAGCTACACTAAGACACACTCCAAATTGGTATTACGGAAGGAAAATGGTTTCTGTGAAGATGATGTGGTGGTTTTGGTTATTGGAAGCTCATTTTTCTTTGCTGAGCTGTCATGGGATTATGCTGTGGCAATGCATGATTTGGAGCCACTCTTACTCAATTATGCTGGGAGAGAAGAaggcaaggagaccttcaagttTGTCTTCTTATGTGGAAACTCCAGCAGTCAGTATGATGATGCTTTGCAG GTTGCTGATCAGGTCCAAGGGATGATCGTTGCCAAACATAACCCTGATGCGCTAATCAAAGCTTTCTCACTTCTGATATCGGAAGCAAAATTACTGAAGCTTGCCCATTCTATTGCTTCCTCTGGCAGGCTTCTAGCAAAGAATATGCTAGCATCAGAATGTGTAATGAGTTATGCAAAGTTGCTTGAGAATATCCTCAATTTTCCATCAGATGTCTTGCTTCCTGGTAACACTTCTCAGCTTAAGCAGACTTCATGGGAGTGGAACTTCTTCCAGGAAGAAATTGATAAAAAAGCTGGTGACCTTGCAAATCCACATAGCAGAGGTTATGGATTAAGTTTGGGTGTTGtatacaatattgaagaagacATGGCCAATCTATTGCCCTTAAAGAATGTCTCTGGCAATGATTTAGAAGCTCTGGACGGGGATTTTCCTACACATTTAGATTGGGATATTTTGAGGGAAATGGAAAGTTCTGAGGAACTGGAGTCTTTGGAAATGGAGGAG ATTGAAGAAAGAATGGAGAAAGCGATTGGTGATTGGGATGAATTATATCGTAATGCTCGAAAATCTGAAAAGCTTaagtttgaaatgaatgaaagaGATGAAGGAGAGCTGGAAAGGACTGGGCAACCTTTGTGCATCTATGAGATTTACCATGGAGCTGGAGCTTGGCAATTTCTACATCATGGTTCTTTGTACCGTGGGTTGAGTCTC TCTACTCGGGCCAGAAGATTGAGGTCAGATGATGTTGATGCAGTTGCTCGGCTTCCTGTCCTGAATGACACATATTACCGAGACGTACTTTGTGAGATTGGAGGCATGTTTTCAGTTGCGAATGGTGTTGATAATATCCATAAGCGACCTTGGATCGGTTTTCAGTCTTGGCGTGCTGCTGGGAGGAAG GCAAGTCTCTCTACAAAAGCTGAGCAGGTTCTGGAAGAAGTAGTACAAAAAAATACTAAAGGAGATGTGATATACTTTTGGGCGATGTTGGACATGGATGGTGGATTTATGGGGAGGAATGACGTGCTTACTTTTTGGTCCATGTGTGACATCTTAAATGGAGGAAACTGCAG AAGTGCCTTTGAAGATGCATTCCGTATAATGTATGCCCTACCGTCACATGTAGAAGCCCTTCCACCCATGCCTGAAGATGGAGGGCGCTGGTCAGCCCTACATAGCTGGGTCATGCCAACCTCTTCTTTTCTGGAGTTCATTATGTTTTCCAG GATTTTTGTGGATTCTCTCGATTATTTGCGTGTAAATTCAAGCAACATGACTTCTTGTTTGTTGGGGTCTTCAGTGTTGGAG AAGCAGCATTGTTACTGTCGGGTGATGGAACTTCTGGTCAACGTATGGGCATATCATAGTGCACGTAGGATGGTTTACATTGATCCCCACTCAGGTTTGCTGGAGGAACAACATCCGATAGAACAACGGAAAGGATTTATGTGGGCGAAGTACTTCAACACCTCATTATTGAAAAGTATGGATGAAGACCTTGCTGAAGCAGCAGATGACAATGACCATCCATATGAAATGTGGTTATGGCCATTAACAGGGGAAGTTTACTGGCAAGGTGTATATGAGCGTGAGAGGGAAGAAAGATATAGGTTGAAGATGGACAagaagagaaaaacaagagagaaactaCTCGACAGGATGAAACATGGATATGTGCAGAAGGCACTTGGAAGATTGAAGCTGTAG
- the LOC113730742 gene encoding uncharacterized protein isoform X1: protein MEHLSEDDNAVTGVGNGSGGFRSIRDRFRFKRNPNSAASYLPSTSTATTSPLDRQYKQGRSHSHHHHHHHHHYNRSAAKKMLLFPFRERSWFYLCIFLVIFVFALASMVLQSSIMPVFRQGGGGSERGKRLWPVRDDLKLGSSLHFEPQRRFQLHDGLDRLRSQPRIGVRPPRIGLILGNMNKDPSSLMLSTVMKNLKGLGYLFKIYALQDGDAREIWEEIGGEILNLSPERHGHIDWSIFEGIIADSLEVKDAISSLMQEPFCSIPLVWIIQEDTLANRLQMYERNQWNHIISHWKSAFCRANVVVFPDYSLPMLYSVLDTGNFFVIPGSPVDVWAAESYTKTHSKLVLRKENGFCEDDVVVLVIGSSFFFAELSWDYAVAMHDLEPLLLNYAGREEGKETFKFVFLCGNSSSQYDDALQDIATRLGLYQGSLRHFGVHGDPNGLILMADIVLYASPQDEQGFPPLLTRAMSFGMPIVALENPVIKRHVADQVQGMIVAKHNPDALIKAFSLLISEAKLLKLAHSIASSGRLLAKNMLASECVMSYAKLLENILNFPSDVLLPGNTSQLKQTSWEWNFFQEEIDKKAGDLANPHSRGYGLSLGVVYNIEEDMANLLPLKNVSGNDLEALDGDFPTHLDWDILREMESSEELESLEMEEIEERMEKAIGDWDELYRNARKSEKLKFEMNERDEGELERTGQPLCIYEIYHGAGAWQFLHHGSLYRGLSLSTRARRLRSDDVDAVARLPVLNDTYYRDVLCEIGGMFSVANGVDNIHKRPWIGFQSWRAAGRKASLSTKAEQVLEEVVQKNTKGDVIYFWAMLDMDGGFMGRNDVLTFWSMCDILNGGNCRSAFEDAFRIMYALPSHVEALPPMPEDGGRWSALHSWVMPTSSFLEFIMFSRIFVDSLDYLRVNSSNMTSCLLGSSVLEKQHCYCRVMELLVNVWAYHSARRMVYIDPHSGLLEEQHPIEQRKGFMWAKYFNTSLLKSMDEDLAEAADDNDHPYEMWLWPLTGEVYWQGVYEREREERYRLKMDKKRKTREKLLDRMKHGYVQKALGRLKL from the exons ATGGAACACCTCTCCGAAGACGACAATGCCGTCACCGGCGTGGGAAATGGAAGCGGCGGCTTCCGTTCGATCCGAGACCGTTTCCGCTTCAAACGAAACCCTAACTCTGCTGCCTCTTACCTTCCGTCCACGTCAACAGCGACGACTTCGCCTCTGGATCGGCAATACAAGCAAGGCCGATCTCATTCTCaccatcaccaccaccaccaccaccattaCAATAGATCAGCGGCTAAAAAGATGTTATTGTTTCCGTTTAGGGAGAGATCGTGGTTttatttgtgcatttttttagtGATATTTGTGTTTGCTTTGGCGTCGATGGTGCTTCAGAGCTCAATCATGCCCGTGTTTAGGCAAGGTGGAGGAGGGAGTGAGAGAGGCAAACGGCTGTGGCCTGTTAGAGATGACTTGAAGTTGGGCAGCTCTTTGCATTTTGAGCCGCAAAGGAGATTTCAGCTTCACGACGGGCTTGATCGGCTGCGGAGTCAGCCGAGAATTGGGGTTCGACCTCCACGAATTGGTCTT atCTTAGGAAACATGAACAAGGATCCTTCATCATTGATGCTATCTACGGTGATGAAGAATTTGAAGGGACTTGGCTATTTGTTCAAG ATATATGCACTACAAGATGGTGATGCTCGAGAAATTTGGGAGGAAATAGGAGGTGAAATCTTGAATTTAAGTCCTGAAAGACATGGTCATATTGATTGGTCAAT TTTTGAAGGTATAATAGCAGATTCTCTTGAAGTGAAGGATGCCATTTCAAG CCTTATGCAGGAGCCTTTCTGCTCTATTCCACTCGTTTGGATAATTCAAGAGGATACCCTTGCAAATCGCCTTCAGATGTATGAAAGGAATCAATGGAACCATATCATATCTCACTGGAAGAGTGCTTTTTGCAGGGCTAATGTTGTTGTCTTTCCTGATTATTCTTTGCCG ATGTTATATAGTGTGCTTGACACTGGAAACTTCTTTGTGATTCCTGGATCACCAGTAGATGTTTGGGCTGCAGAAAGCTACACTAAGACACACTCCAAATTGGTATTACGGAAGGAAAATGGTTTCTGTGAAGATGATGTGGTGGTTTTGGTTATTGGAAGCTCATTTTTCTTTGCTGAGCTGTCATGGGATTATGCTGTGGCAATGCATGATTTGGAGCCACTCTTACTCAATTATGCTGGGAGAGAAGAaggcaaggagaccttcaagttTGTCTTCTTATGTGGAAACTCCAGCAGTCAGTATGATGATGCTTTGCAG GACATTGCCACTCGTTTGGGACTTTATCAAGGATCTCTAAGACATTTTGGCGTTCATGGTGATCCTAATGGGTTGATATTGATGGCTGACATTGTACTGTATGCTTCTCCACAAGATGAGCAGGGTTTTCCACCATTACTGACACGAGCAATGTCCTTTGGAATGCCTATTGTTGCATTAGAAAATCCTGTCATAAAGAGACAT GTTGCTGATCAGGTCCAAGGGATGATCGTTGCCAAACATAACCCTGATGCGCTAATCAAAGCTTTCTCACTTCTGATATCGGAAGCAAAATTACTGAAGCTTGCCCATTCTATTGCTTCCTCTGGCAGGCTTCTAGCAAAGAATATGCTAGCATCAGAATGTGTAATGAGTTATGCAAAGTTGCTTGAGAATATCCTCAATTTTCCATCAGATGTCTTGCTTCCTGGTAACACTTCTCAGCTTAAGCAGACTTCATGGGAGTGGAACTTCTTCCAGGAAGAAATTGATAAAAAAGCTGGTGACCTTGCAAATCCACATAGCAGAGGTTATGGATTAAGTTTGGGTGTTGtatacaatattgaagaagacATGGCCAATCTATTGCCCTTAAAGAATGTCTCTGGCAATGATTTAGAAGCTCTGGACGGGGATTTTCCTACACATTTAGATTGGGATATTTTGAGGGAAATGGAAAGTTCTGAGGAACTGGAGTCTTTGGAAATGGAGGAG ATTGAAGAAAGAATGGAGAAAGCGATTGGTGATTGGGATGAATTATATCGTAATGCTCGAAAATCTGAAAAGCTTaagtttgaaatgaatgaaagaGATGAAGGAGAGCTGGAAAGGACTGGGCAACCTTTGTGCATCTATGAGATTTACCATGGAGCTGGAGCTTGGCAATTTCTACATCATGGTTCTTTGTACCGTGGGTTGAGTCTC TCTACTCGGGCCAGAAGATTGAGGTCAGATGATGTTGATGCAGTTGCTCGGCTTCCTGTCCTGAATGACACATATTACCGAGACGTACTTTGTGAGATTGGAGGCATGTTTTCAGTTGCGAATGGTGTTGATAATATCCATAAGCGACCTTGGATCGGTTTTCAGTCTTGGCGTGCTGCTGGGAGGAAG GCAAGTCTCTCTACAAAAGCTGAGCAGGTTCTGGAAGAAGTAGTACAAAAAAATACTAAAGGAGATGTGATATACTTTTGGGCGATGTTGGACATGGATGGTGGATTTATGGGGAGGAATGACGTGCTTACTTTTTGGTCCATGTGTGACATCTTAAATGGAGGAAACTGCAG AAGTGCCTTTGAAGATGCATTCCGTATAATGTATGCCCTACCGTCACATGTAGAAGCCCTTCCACCCATGCCTGAAGATGGAGGGCGCTGGTCAGCCCTACATAGCTGGGTCATGCCAACCTCTTCTTTTCTGGAGTTCATTATGTTTTCCAG GATTTTTGTGGATTCTCTCGATTATTTGCGTGTAAATTCAAGCAACATGACTTCTTGTTTGTTGGGGTCTTCAGTGTTGGAG AAGCAGCATTGTTACTGTCGGGTGATGGAACTTCTGGTCAACGTATGGGCATATCATAGTGCACGTAGGATGGTTTACATTGATCCCCACTCAGGTTTGCTGGAGGAACAACATCCGATAGAACAACGGAAAGGATTTATGTGGGCGAAGTACTTCAACACCTCATTATTGAAAAGTATGGATGAAGACCTTGCTGAAGCAGCAGATGACAATGACCATCCATATGAAATGTGGTTATGGCCATTAACAGGGGAAGTTTACTGGCAAGGTGTATATGAGCGTGAGAGGGAAGAAAGATATAGGTTGAAGATGGACAagaagagaaaaacaagagagaaactaCTCGACAGGATGAAACATGGATATGTGCAGAAGGCACTTGGAAGATTGAAGCTGTAG
- the LOC113730742 gene encoding uncharacterized protein isoform X3 — protein sequence MILGNMNKDPSSLMLSTVMKNLKGLGYLFKIYALQDGDAREIWEEIGGEILNLSPERHGHIDWSIFEGIIADSLEVKDAISSLMQEPFCSIPLVWIIQEDTLANRLQMYERNQWNHIISHWKSAFCRANVVVFPDYSLPMLYSVLDTGNFFVIPGSPVDVWAAESYTKTHSKLVLRKENGFCEDDVVVLVIGSSFFFAELSWDYAVAMHDLEPLLLNYAGREEGKETFKFVFLCGNSSSQYDDALQDIATRLGLYQGSLRHFGVHGDPNGLILMADIVLYASPQDEQGFPPLLTRAMSFGMPIVALENPVIKRHVADQVQGMIVAKHNPDALIKAFSLLISEAKLLKLAHSIASSGRLLAKNMLASECVMSYAKLLENILNFPSDVLLPGNTSQLKQTSWEWNFFQEEIDKKAGDLANPHSRGYGLSLGVVYNIEEDMANLLPLKNVSGNDLEALDGDFPTHLDWDILREMESSEELESLEMEEIEERMEKAIGDWDELYRNARKSEKLKFEMNERDEGELERTGQPLCIYEIYHGAGAWQFLHHGSLYRGLSLSTRARRLRSDDVDAVARLPVLNDTYYRDVLCEIGGMFSVANGVDNIHKRPWIGFQSWRAAGRKASLSTKAEQVLEEVVQKNTKGDVIYFWAMLDMDGGFMGRNDVLTFWSMCDILNGGNCRSAFEDAFRIMYALPSHVEALPPMPEDGGRWSALHSWVMPTSSFLEFIMFSRIFVDSLDYLRVNSSNMTSCLLGSSVLEKQHCYCRVMELLVNVWAYHSARRMVYIDPHSGLLEEQHPIEQRKGFMWAKYFNTSLLKSMDEDLAEAADDNDHPYEMWLWPLTGEVYWQGVYEREREERYRLKMDKKRKTREKLLDRMKHGYVQKALGRLKL from the exons ATG atCTTAGGAAACATGAACAAGGATCCTTCATCATTGATGCTATCTACGGTGATGAAGAATTTGAAGGGACTTGGCTATTTGTTCAAG ATATATGCACTACAAGATGGTGATGCTCGAGAAATTTGGGAGGAAATAGGAGGTGAAATCTTGAATTTAAGTCCTGAAAGACATGGTCATATTGATTGGTCAAT TTTTGAAGGTATAATAGCAGATTCTCTTGAAGTGAAGGATGCCATTTCAAG CCTTATGCAGGAGCCTTTCTGCTCTATTCCACTCGTTTGGATAATTCAAGAGGATACCCTTGCAAATCGCCTTCAGATGTATGAAAGGAATCAATGGAACCATATCATATCTCACTGGAAGAGTGCTTTTTGCAGGGCTAATGTTGTTGTCTTTCCTGATTATTCTTTGCCG ATGTTATATAGTGTGCTTGACACTGGAAACTTCTTTGTGATTCCTGGATCACCAGTAGATGTTTGGGCTGCAGAAAGCTACACTAAGACACACTCCAAATTGGTATTACGGAAGGAAAATGGTTTCTGTGAAGATGATGTGGTGGTTTTGGTTATTGGAAGCTCATTTTTCTTTGCTGAGCTGTCATGGGATTATGCTGTGGCAATGCATGATTTGGAGCCACTCTTACTCAATTATGCTGGGAGAGAAGAaggcaaggagaccttcaagttTGTCTTCTTATGTGGAAACTCCAGCAGTCAGTATGATGATGCTTTGCAG GACATTGCCACTCGTTTGGGACTTTATCAAGGATCTCTAAGACATTTTGGCGTTCATGGTGATCCTAATGGGTTGATATTGATGGCTGACATTGTACTGTATGCTTCTCCACAAGATGAGCAGGGTTTTCCACCATTACTGACACGAGCAATGTCCTTTGGAATGCCTATTGTTGCATTAGAAAATCCTGTCATAAAGAGACAT GTTGCTGATCAGGTCCAAGGGATGATCGTTGCCAAACATAACCCTGATGCGCTAATCAAAGCTTTCTCACTTCTGATATCGGAAGCAAAATTACTGAAGCTTGCCCATTCTATTGCTTCCTCTGGCAGGCTTCTAGCAAAGAATATGCTAGCATCAGAATGTGTAATGAGTTATGCAAAGTTGCTTGAGAATATCCTCAATTTTCCATCAGATGTCTTGCTTCCTGGTAACACTTCTCAGCTTAAGCAGACTTCATGGGAGTGGAACTTCTTCCAGGAAGAAATTGATAAAAAAGCTGGTGACCTTGCAAATCCACATAGCAGAGGTTATGGATTAAGTTTGGGTGTTGtatacaatattgaagaagacATGGCCAATCTATTGCCCTTAAAGAATGTCTCTGGCAATGATTTAGAAGCTCTGGACGGGGATTTTCCTACACATTTAGATTGGGATATTTTGAGGGAAATGGAAAGTTCTGAGGAACTGGAGTCTTTGGAAATGGAGGAG ATTGAAGAAAGAATGGAGAAAGCGATTGGTGATTGGGATGAATTATATCGTAATGCTCGAAAATCTGAAAAGCTTaagtttgaaatgaatgaaagaGATGAAGGAGAGCTGGAAAGGACTGGGCAACCTTTGTGCATCTATGAGATTTACCATGGAGCTGGAGCTTGGCAATTTCTACATCATGGTTCTTTGTACCGTGGGTTGAGTCTC TCTACTCGGGCCAGAAGATTGAGGTCAGATGATGTTGATGCAGTTGCTCGGCTTCCTGTCCTGAATGACACATATTACCGAGACGTACTTTGTGAGATTGGAGGCATGTTTTCAGTTGCGAATGGTGTTGATAATATCCATAAGCGACCTTGGATCGGTTTTCAGTCTTGGCGTGCTGCTGGGAGGAAG GCAAGTCTCTCTACAAAAGCTGAGCAGGTTCTGGAAGAAGTAGTACAAAAAAATACTAAAGGAGATGTGATATACTTTTGGGCGATGTTGGACATGGATGGTGGATTTATGGGGAGGAATGACGTGCTTACTTTTTGGTCCATGTGTGACATCTTAAATGGAGGAAACTGCAG AAGTGCCTTTGAAGATGCATTCCGTATAATGTATGCCCTACCGTCACATGTAGAAGCCCTTCCACCCATGCCTGAAGATGGAGGGCGCTGGTCAGCCCTACATAGCTGGGTCATGCCAACCTCTTCTTTTCTGGAGTTCATTATGTTTTCCAG GATTTTTGTGGATTCTCTCGATTATTTGCGTGTAAATTCAAGCAACATGACTTCTTGTTTGTTGGGGTCTTCAGTGTTGGAG AAGCAGCATTGTTACTGTCGGGTGATGGAACTTCTGGTCAACGTATGGGCATATCATAGTGCACGTAGGATGGTTTACATTGATCCCCACTCAGGTTTGCTGGAGGAACAACATCCGATAGAACAACGGAAAGGATTTATGTGGGCGAAGTACTTCAACACCTCATTATTGAAAAGTATGGATGAAGACCTTGCTGAAGCAGCAGATGACAATGACCATCCATATGAAATGTGGTTATGGCCATTAACAGGGGAAGTTTACTGGCAAGGTGTATATGAGCGTGAGAGGGAAGAAAGATATAGGTTGAAGATGGACAagaagagaaaaacaagagagaaactaCTCGACAGGATGAAACATGGATATGTGCAGAAGGCACTTGGAAGATTGAAGCTGTAG